TTCATCCATAATCTTACTGGCTATGTCATAAGTAATGTTAGCTCCATAACATCCAACAGCTGTAGTGGAATAACCTCCTAATGCATTCCCCCATTTCATACATTCTAATATATCATAACCGTTATACAACCCATACATAACTCCAGCTAAAAAATTATCTCCTGCTCCAGTTGTATCGACAGCATCAAATTTCATAGGCATCTTTATATGAATTATATTATTATCTATCATTGTCAAACAACCATCTCCCCCGACTTTCACAATAGGATGTTTAACATACTTAGATAATATCTTTAATGATTCTTGTACATTATTCGTATGAGTCATTTTCATAGCTTCCTTATCATTAGGTGTAAAAACATCTGTATATTCAAGTATATGTGACAAATTTTTAACATCTAGATCATCATGCCATCCTAAATCATACACTATAGAAGCCCCTTCACTTTTCAATTTTTTAAATATCTTGTCATAACCCTCAAATACAAAACAAAGTTTAGCCTCTTTATAGAAATCGTATACTTCTTCATTCGATAAATAGTTCTCGTGAAGTCTTGGATTATAACATGTGAAACATCTATCTTCTGGAAATGTTGAGACACTCGTCACGACTACCGGATTATCATCTTCTCTATACAGATTCTTATAGTTCATACTTAACTTATCTAGTAATTGTTTAGAGATATTACTTGTAATATCCATTTCATTATTAGATAAAAAAGTTCCGAATCTTGACTTGACTCCAAATCTATTTAATATGATAGCAGGAACCATAGGTCCTCCCCCTAATTGGATTTCAAAATCATCTGCAAAGACTTCTTCACCATAATCAGGTATTCTTGGAGAACCAGAAAAAATCATATCCAGATTGAACTGAGATACAAAAGCCGCAAAGGACATATTTCATTCCCCCCAGTCTCCAACATACTCTTTATATTCATTTAGGTATTCATTGACTAATTGTTTAGCAAGAGA
The sequence above is a segment of the Vallitalea longa genome. Coding sequences within it:
- a CDS encoding carbohydrate kinase family protein encodes the protein MSFAAFVSQFNLDMIFSGSPRIPDYGEEVFADDFEIQLGGGPMVPAIILNRFGVKSRFGTFLSNNEMDITSNISKQLLDKLSMNYKNLYREDDNPVVVTSVSTFPEDRCFTCYNPRLHENYLSNEEVYDFYKEAKLCFVFEGYDKIFKKLKSEGASIVYDLGWHDDLDVKNLSHILEYTDVFTPNDKEAMKMTHTNNVQESLKILSKYVKHPIVKVGGDGCLTMIDNNIIHIKMPMKFDAVDTTGAGDNFLAGVMYGLYNGYDILECMKWGNALGGYSTTAVGCYGANITYDIASKIMDEYR